In a single window of the Microbacterium sulfonylureivorans genome:
- a CDS encoding carbonic anhydrase yields the protein MSEHPSPRKVWNEMQRGNARFVAGEPRHPRQDVERRHDLAAGQRPRAALFGCSDSRLAAEIIFDKGLGDLFVVRNAGQVISDSVIGSLEYAVAVLEVPLIVVLGHDECGAVNAAIESTRVDAPALPPHIWRQIAPIVPAVRRVLRQGTVDGVPPVTIDHEHVGREHLRDTVGELLHSSELISDAVAEGRLAIVGANYRLAEGTAVPDVIVGDADGS from the coding sequence ATGAGCGAGCACCCCTCGCCCCGCAAGGTATGGAACGAGATGCAGCGCGGCAACGCGCGATTCGTCGCGGGTGAGCCGCGCCATCCGCGCCAGGACGTCGAGCGCCGCCACGACCTGGCGGCCGGTCAGCGTCCGCGCGCCGCGCTCTTCGGCTGCTCCGACTCCCGGCTCGCCGCCGAGATCATCTTCGACAAGGGCCTCGGCGACCTCTTCGTCGTCCGCAATGCCGGACAGGTCATCTCCGACTCCGTGATCGGCAGCCTCGAGTACGCCGTCGCGGTCCTCGAGGTGCCCCTCATCGTCGTGCTCGGCCATGATGAGTGCGGCGCGGTGAACGCCGCGATCGAGAGCACGCGGGTGGATGCCCCGGCACTCCCCCCGCACATCTGGCGGCAGATCGCCCCGATCGTGCCGGCCGTTCGCCGCGTGCTCCGCCAGGGCACGGTCGACGGGGTTCCGCCCGTCACCATCGACCACGAGCACGTCGGGCGCGAGCACCTGCGCGACACGGTCGGCGAACTCCTGCACTCGTCGGAGCTCATCAGCGACGCGGTGGCCGAGGGCCGCCTCGCGATCGTGGGCGCCAACTACCGACTCGCCGAAGGCACCGCTGTCCCCGACGTCATCGTCGGGGACGCCGACGGCTCCTGA
- a CDS encoding response regulator transcription factor produces MTRILIVEDEPRIASFVSRGLEAAGYETILIEDGAEALAVALRGDADLVLLDVGLPTMDGFEVLREMRARGSVVPVIMLTARSSTRDTVEGLDSGANDYVPKPFTFEELLARVRSRLRETTPQLGVAVSHGDVMLDILARRATVGGRDVDLSAREFALAEQFLRNPGRVLSRELLLSRVWGLDFDPGSNVVDVYVRYLRGKLGPDHIVTVRGAGYRWE; encoded by the coding sequence ATGACGAGGATCCTCATCGTGGAGGACGAGCCGCGGATCGCCTCGTTCGTGAGCCGCGGACTCGAAGCGGCCGGGTACGAGACGATCCTCATCGAGGACGGTGCCGAGGCCCTCGCCGTGGCGCTGCGCGGCGACGCCGACCTCGTGCTCCTCGACGTCGGGCTGCCGACCATGGACGGCTTCGAGGTGCTCCGCGAGATGCGCGCCCGGGGGTCGGTCGTGCCGGTGATCATGCTCACGGCGAGATCCAGCACGCGCGACACGGTCGAAGGGCTCGACTCCGGCGCCAACGACTACGTGCCGAAGCCCTTCACCTTCGAAGAGCTCCTCGCCCGTGTGCGCTCCCGCCTGCGCGAGACGACGCCCCAGCTCGGCGTCGCTGTTTCCCACGGCGACGTGATGCTCGACATCCTCGCCCGCCGCGCGACGGTCGGAGGCCGCGATGTCGACCTGTCGGCCCGGGAGTTCGCCCTCGCCGAGCAGTTCCTGCGCAACCCCGGCCGCGTGCTCAGCCGGGAGCTCCTGCTGAGCAGGGTCTGGGGTCTCGACTTCGACCCGGGTTCCAACGTGGTCGACGTCTATGTGCGGTATCTCCGCGGCAAGCTGGGTCCCGATCACATCGTCACCGTGCGGGGGGCAGGGTACCGCTGGGAGTGA
- a CDS encoding sensor histidine kinase → MTRPTPRPIPARVRILAAILAVACVGLAVVGSVTFLVQRERVLLEVDQRLKAQVQILQDVADPSDDAASTDSGAETASERLDMADYESVEEYLYVATARLVPARNEAAVAIIDGAAHYKPVTLSGFDISDEVALIDRVVAETADGATKQGTAVTEDRSLRYIAIPIAMEGDEQSGVYVRAIDLGAELEPVTAAMATYVIAALVVLAAIGVVGWFVTGRLLSPIRHMRETADSISITDLSPRLSAQGNDDISDLSRTVNSMLDRLEGSVDVQRQLLDDVRHELKTPITIVRGHLELMDPGDAGDAASAREIGIAELDRLARLVEDIDLLAAAEGDSYVMGDVDVNALTARVGELVAVIPHHDWIVDAHATGVVRGDQDRLLQAWLQLADNAAKYTPDGSQIEVGSAIDAEGAHLWVRDHGPGIPPAARHRIFRRFNRAHGKRAVGGSGLGLAIVDAITKGHGGTCTVTDTPGGGATFTIHLPPAAAELPAPVRAGDVLQREASA, encoded by the coding sequence GTGACCCGCCCGACACCGCGGCCGATCCCGGCCCGAGTGAGGATCCTCGCTGCGATCCTCGCTGTGGCGTGCGTCGGCCTCGCCGTCGTCGGGAGTGTCACCTTCCTGGTGCAGCGGGAGCGCGTGCTGCTCGAAGTCGACCAGCGCCTGAAGGCACAGGTGCAGATCCTGCAGGACGTCGCCGACCCGTCCGACGACGCCGCCTCGACGGATTCCGGAGCCGAGACGGCGAGCGAGCGCCTCGATATGGCGGATTACGAATCCGTCGAGGAGTACCTGTATGTGGCGACCGCGAGGCTGGTGCCGGCGCGGAACGAAGCCGCCGTCGCCATCATCGACGGCGCCGCGCACTACAAGCCCGTCACCCTGTCGGGCTTCGACATCTCCGACGAGGTCGCCCTCATCGACCGTGTCGTCGCCGAGACGGCCGATGGGGCGACCAAGCAGGGCACGGCGGTCACCGAAGACCGTTCCCTCCGGTACATAGCGATCCCGATCGCCATGGAAGGGGACGAGCAGTCCGGCGTGTACGTTCGCGCCATCGATCTCGGGGCCGAGCTCGAGCCCGTGACGGCGGCCATGGCGACGTATGTCATCGCCGCGCTCGTCGTGCTCGCCGCGATCGGCGTGGTCGGCTGGTTCGTGACAGGGCGCCTCCTGTCCCCCATCCGCCACATGCGCGAGACCGCCGACTCGATCTCGATCACCGACCTGTCGCCCCGTCTCTCGGCACAGGGCAACGACGACATCTCCGACCTGTCGCGGACGGTGAACTCGATGCTCGACAGGCTGGAGGGCTCCGTCGACGTCCAGCGTCAGCTCCTCGACGACGTGCGGCACGAGCTCAAGACGCCGATCACGATCGTCCGCGGCCACCTGGAGCTCATGGATCCCGGCGACGCCGGGGATGCGGCATCCGCCCGTGAGATCGGAATCGCCGAACTCGACCGCCTCGCACGCCTCGTCGAAGACATCGACCTGCTGGCGGCCGCGGAGGGCGATTCGTATGTGATGGGCGACGTCGACGTCAACGCACTCACCGCGCGCGTCGGCGAGCTCGTCGCGGTCATCCCCCACCACGACTGGATTGTGGACGCCCACGCCACCGGAGTCGTACGCGGCGATCAGGACCGCCTGCTCCAGGCGTGGCTCCAGCTGGCCGACAACGCGGCGAAGTACACCCCGGACGGCTCGCAGATCGAGGTCGGAAGCGCCATCGATGCCGAGGGAGCTCATCTGTGGGTACGCGACCACGGCCCCGGCATCCCGCCCGCGGCTCGTCACCGGATCTTCCGCCGGTTCAACCGCGCCCACGGCAAGCGCGCGGTGGGCGGATCCGGTCTCGGGCTCGCGATCGTCGATGCGATCACGAAGGGCCACGGAGGAACCTGTACGGTGACCGACACACCCGGTGGCGGCGCCACCTTCACGATCCACCTCCCGCCCGCGGCCGCCGAGCTTCCGGCACCGGTGCGAGCGGGCGACGTTCTGCAACGGGAGGCATCGGCATGA
- a CDS encoding class II fumarate hydratase, translating into MTDIEYRIEHDTMGEVRVPKDALYAAQTQRAVENFPISGDPLEPAQIVALARIKKAAALANKELGTLDGSIADAIARAADRIIAGEFADQFPIDVYQTGSGTSSNMNMNEVLATLATHDLGATVHPNDHVNASQSSNDVFPTSVHIAVTQELIDDLIPALDHLAVALESKAEAWASVVKSGRTHLMDATPVTLGQEFGGYARQMRLGIERVQSVLSRVAEVPLGGTAVGTGINTPLGFPQRVIELIVADTELPITEARDHFEAQANRDGLVEASGALRTIAVSLTKINNDIRWMGSGPNTGLGELHIPDLQPGSSIMPGKVNPVVPEATLMVCARVIGNDATVAWAGASGSFELNVAIPVMGTAVLESISLLANAARLLADKTIDGLEANVERAAAYAGMSPSIVTPLNKLIGYEAAAKIAKHSVAKGVTVREAVIELGYVERGELTLEQLDEKLDLLSMTRPG; encoded by the coding sequence GTGACCGACATCGAATACCGCATCGAGCACGACACGATGGGAGAGGTGCGCGTCCCGAAGGACGCGCTGTACGCCGCGCAGACGCAGCGTGCCGTGGAGAACTTCCCCATCTCGGGCGACCCGCTCGAGCCCGCGCAGATCGTGGCGCTCGCCCGGATCAAGAAGGCGGCGGCGCTGGCGAACAAGGAGCTCGGCACGCTGGACGGCTCGATCGCCGACGCGATCGCTCGCGCCGCCGACCGCATCATCGCGGGCGAGTTCGCCGACCAGTTCCCGATCGACGTCTACCAGACCGGCAGCGGCACGTCGTCGAACATGAACATGAACGAGGTTCTGGCGACCCTCGCGACGCACGACCTCGGCGCGACCGTGCACCCGAACGACCACGTGAACGCGTCGCAGTCGTCGAACGACGTCTTCCCCACTTCGGTCCACATCGCGGTCACCCAGGAGCTCATCGACGACCTCATCCCCGCGCTCGACCACCTCGCCGTCGCGCTCGAGTCCAAGGCCGAGGCATGGGCCAGCGTCGTGAAGTCGGGTCGCACGCACCTCATGGACGCCACCCCCGTCACGCTCGGTCAGGAGTTCGGCGGCTACGCCCGCCAGATGCGCCTCGGCATCGAACGCGTGCAGTCGGTGCTCTCCCGCGTGGCCGAGGTCCCGCTCGGCGGCACCGCCGTCGGAACGGGCATCAACACCCCGCTCGGCTTTCCGCAGAGGGTCATCGAGCTGATCGTCGCCGACACCGAGCTGCCGATCACCGAGGCGAGGGACCATTTCGAGGCTCAGGCGAACCGCGACGGACTGGTCGAGGCATCCGGCGCCCTCCGCACCATCGCGGTGTCGCTGACCAAGATCAACAACGACATCCGCTGGATGGGCTCAGGACCCAACACCGGCCTCGGCGAGCTTCACATCCCCGACCTGCAGCCGGGTTCGTCGATCATGCCCGGCAAGGTCAACCCGGTCGTTCCAGAGGCGACGCTCATGGTGTGCGCGCGCGTCATCGGCAACGACGCGACGGTGGCATGGGCGGGCGCGTCGGGCTCGTTCGAGCTCAACGTCGCCATCCCCGTGATGGGCACCGCGGTGCTGGAGTCGATCAGCCTCCTCGCGAACGCGGCGCGACTGCTGGCCGACAAGACCATCGACGGGCTCGAGGCGAACGTCGAGCGCGCCGCCGCCTACGCCGGCATGTCACCGTCGATCGTCACCCCCCTCAACAAGCTCATCGGCTACGAGGCGGCGGCGAAGATCGCCAAGCACTCGGTCGCCAAGGGTGTCACCGTGCGCGAGGCGGTCATCGAACTCGGGTATGTCGAACGCGGCGAGCTGACGCTCGAGCAGCTCGACGAGAAGCTCGACCTCCTCTCGATGACGCGCCCGGGCTGA